CGGCCGGGGCCGATTCGGCCATGACCTCGCCGGTATTGGCGTCCACCAGCCGCCGGATGCGCTGGATAAGCGGCGCGCGGGGGCCAAAGCGCAACGCCTCGACGGCCACAAACCGGCCGGGCGTGGTCGGCCGCAGATAGCCGCCGCGCGCCAGCCAGGCGCAGTAGTAAACGGCCTCGGCCAAGGCCACCGGGGCCTCGGGCAGCGAGGCCGTGGCCGCAAGATCCCGCACCGAGAATTCTTTCAGGATGCCCATGGCCCGCCACATGCGCTGCCGCCCGGACGGCGGCAGGACGCGGCCGTCCTTGGCCACGCGCGGGGCGTCAACGCCCAAGTCCCGGGCCAGCCGGTACTGCCTGCGCTTCTGGCCGCGAGGCCCCATGACCATCTCACCGATCTTCTCGACGATCCCGGCCAGGACCAGGGCCTTGACGTAGTCCGTGGCCGCCGGTTCCGTGACCCCGGCCGCCCGGGACACGTCCACGAGGGTGAAGCTGCCGAGCTGGCGCATGGCGGCCCACATTTGGTCACGTTTCGAGATGGCCATTTTCACGACCTCCGGCGCGGGGCCTCGCCCGTATAGAGCGGACGGCCGCCCCAGGCCGCCCGGTCCATCACGTCCACGCCGTCAAGCTGCCCCTGCTCCTGGACGCGCTCCAGGTTCACGCAGATGCGCCGGACGCTGCCCCGGGCCACGGCCACCAGATCGGCCAGCAGATCGTCCGCCACCCGCACCCGGTCGCAGTACATGTCCCGCAAGGCCCGGGCGTCATCCAGGTCCGCAGGCTGGGCAGCCACCCAGTCCAGGATGCGGCCGTGGAAGCGTTCCCAGGCCGACAATTTCCCCGGAAGCTGCTCCTCGCCGATGAGCAGGATGGCCGCGCGGCTGGCCTCGTACAGGTCTCGCACCAGCTCCACGGCATTGCGGTCCACCACATGGTCCATCTCATCGATGATCAGCGGGCGTCCGGATCTCGCCAACTGTTCGGCCGCCTGATCCACCATGGCGCTGATGGTCCGTGCAGGCTGGATGGTGCGGCCCCGGCGGATGTCCATGCTGGTAAGGATCGACTCCAGCATGGCCTTTTTGGTCCAGGAGGACCGGGCTTCCACGTAGTAGGCGTCGGTGCGCGTGGCCACGTAGGCCGCCGAGGTGGATTTGCCGTAGCCGGACGGCCCATACAGGACTACCAGCCCCGGCAGATGCCCCGGCCGCTTGGCCGCCTTGTCCAGCGCGCCCAGGCACAAGGCCACGTTTTGCAGGGGGGCCACCCCGCCGGGCAGCGGGGCGGTGTTGACAAGCGTCTCGGATGTTGACACGCTACGACCTCCTTGATTTTGGTCTTTCAGAGCGCCCACCGTTGCAGCGGTGGGCGTTCGTCGTTACTGCGCCCCGGCCGCCTGCCCCGGGACCATCTCCCGCAGCATGGCCTGGGCGGAACATTCCGATGTCCGGCGGTAGCTCTCCCACCACTTGCGATCCTTTTGCGTCACGGCCGTGCCCGCCTGGATGGCCGAGTCAAGCTCACGCCACCGCGCGTACCGCTGGCGCGGCGATTCCGGGAGCTGATGCACCGTGGCCGCCTGCCGCATGTCCTCGGCCAGCGCCGCCCGGGCCGTCTGTTCGGCCTCGGTGGCGGGTCTGGGCGTGGGCGCGTCCGTGGCCCGGGCCGCCTGCCCGGCCTCGCGCAGCATGGGGGTTTCGTGGGGGAGCGTGGGGGGCGGCAGCACGGTCAATTTGCCCGCCTTGGCCGCCGCGTCGTGCAGGATTTCCCGGGCAATGTCCTTCGTGGAGTGCGTTTTGCTGGAGGCCCGTAGTTTCGCCGTTTCTTCGGCCACGGCCTTTTTCTGGGCCGCCTTGGCCGCCGCGATCTCCTGCCGAGAAATGCCCGCCGTGGCGGGGTCCACCGCCCGGCAGATGAATTCCATCTCGCCCGAGGCCGCCTCGGCGAACACATACACGGCCCCCACGTCGGATTCGTCCAACAGCACCCGCACCCGCTGCCCGATGATCGGTCCCAGGGCGGCATGGATGTGCCAGCGCCCATCAATCTTGAGGCCCTTCTTGCGCACCGTGCGCCAGGAATCCCCGTCCGCCGGAGCGGAGAGCAGCACGTCCAGGGCGCGGGCGTCCGGCCGCGCCACCGGCAACCGCCAGTCCGCCGCCACCTTCAAGGGAGACTTGCCGCCCAGCCCCTCGTGGGGATCACGGGCATAGATGTCTTCCGCCCAGCGGTCGCAAATGGCCTGGAAATCCTCCGGACTCATGTCCAGGGAGACGGTCTCCCCGGCCTTGCCCAGCCGCTGGGCAAACGACTTCCGGGCCTCGATGTCCTGGCGTTCGGCCACGTTATGGCCGATGTACCCTGGCAAAAGCTCGACCAGATCATGGGAGAATGTCCCGAAGGCCCGCTCCACATGCGGTTTTGCCTCGGGCGTGAACGGCGGGGCGATGCGTTGCGTGATGCCCAGGCCCAGCAGGGCGTCCGTGATGCGCCGGGACACATAGTCCGAGCCGTTGTCCGTCACCAGCTCCTCGGGCGCCCCCCAGGCCAGGACGGCCCGGCGCAGGCAGGCGGCCACGGCGGCGGCCGAGGACGTGCGGGAGACGTGGTAAACCACCCGACGCGAGTAAACGTCGATGATCTGCACCACGTTGTGCCGCTTCCCGTCGGCAAGCATCACGTCGCCCTTTGTGCTGTCGATCTCCCACCGCTGATTGAGCCGCACAACGTCCGCCGAGGCCGATCCGAACGCGCACTGGTACGTGGAGCGCCACTTGTCCGGGTTGGAAATTTTAAGGAATGCCGAGGAGTTGGCGCGCTTCCAGGTTTCCACGAACCGTTGCAGGGCGCGCAGGCTGGGAGCCTCGGCCTCGCCGAACCGGGAGATCAACCCGCGCCGGATGTGCTTGGATGAGGCGTGGGGATGGTCCGTGAGCATGGCGGTGATGAACTCGGCCACCTCCGGCCGAGAGGCCAGTCCCGAGCCGCGCCGGTGTCCGTAGTTGCCCGCCAGCCGGGCCAGACCGCCGGTGGTGAGCGCCGTTTCCCAATTGCGCAGCGTCCCCGGGGAGACGCGGGGCACGTCCTCGCGCACGTCCTGGTCCACCGCAATCTGCCCCCGGCTGTACTGCGCCGCGAACACCGCCCGGGCCGTGGACGGGGCCAGCCCCGACGAGGCCAGAAACTGCTGGTAGGCCGCCAACACGGCCGCCTTGGCCGACGCCCGGCCCTTGGCCGTGTCATTTAAGCACACATACCGGGCCAGCCCGGACTGCCGCGCCGCCGTGGCCGCCCGCGCGGTCAGGTTCTCGTCCAGGGAGAGCCGCAGGGCCTCCATCCGCCCGGCCGTGGCCGCCTCCGAAGCGGCCACCCCGGCCAGCGCCACCCGCACGTCAGAGGGCAGGCTGTCCAGGCGGTACAGGCGGCGGCGTCCGCCCCGGCAGGTCACCTCGTCAAACGGCCAGGACTCGGTTTCCGCCCGCTTTTGCGCTGCCCGCTCTGTCACATGGAGCGCCTGCGCGATGTTTTTTGCCGTGACCTGGTCCATATGTACCGCTCGTTCCCTTGAAAGTTTCCCGTGCCCCCTGCTAGGAGGGGACTTGGCTATCGGAGTTGCTCAACCCCTGACCGCACAGGAGGCACGGAAATGGCTTTTTCAGATGATGCGTTACTTACTGTTGCAAAAGAAATTTTCCTTTCCAGGGCCGAACCTCGAAACTACGTTCAGAAATCAAAAAACGAAGACGAATATCTAAAACGAACACGTCAACTCGCTGATGATTTCAATTCGTTCTATCGCGCTCTTCGCGACAGACTGTCTGATGTACAGTAACCGTAAAAACGGCTCCTGACTCTTCGTATCTTCTGTTTAAGGCGGCCAGCACAAGGTTGACCGCCTTGAAAATATTTTCCTCGACATCATACGTTTTCAGAATTTCACTGACTCGCGTTCTCGCTTCTTCAAATTCCATCGCTCATCTCCTTTTGCCGCTCGTTCCCTTGATAGTTTCCCGTGCCCCCTGTTAGGAGGGGACTTGGCTATCGGAGTTGCTCAACCCCTGACCGCACAGGAGGCACGGAAATATGCTTTCAGCAGAATTCGTCAGAGATACTTTGTATAATTTCACTATGTATGCTTTTAGCGACTTCAACGCCGATACAAAGAAAACACCTTTTAAGCAAAAAGCGTGGAATTCAGTCTTGGAAATGCTTGAAAAAGAATCATTCATAACCGCAGAAGAAGCCACCATGCTTCCAAAGAAAAAAAAGAAAGCGTTACATGACATCATAATTGCATACATTACTTTTCTTTCTCTTCCTGATTGGCCGCCATTTCCGCAGGATTTTCTTGACGGTTCTTCCGAAAGGAAACTAAATACTCCAATTCTTCGGTATATGAGGACGCATTCTGACCAGATTTTAGACTATTACAGACAAGCTCACGGATATTAGGAAGGCAAGGGAACTGTTGTCGTGCGGCCGCCCGGAAAGCATCCTCGTGCATCACGCCGCCTCCTTCCTTTTTCCCAGGTACTCGACCGGACACCCGATCTGCTCCAGGTAGTTGCGCACCACGTCCGCCCGACGCCTCCCGGCCAGAAAATGCGACACCAGACTGTGGTCCACGCCGACCGCCCGGGCCACATCCGAAATCTTGGTCCCGCGCAGCACCAGCCACGCCTTGACCTTACGACCCTTCACGTCCGCCATTGATCCTCTCCAAAAGTTCGCGCTTTTTGCGGCCGCGCCGCCGCTCCTCGACCGCCAGCCGCCCGTACTCGTAGACCGCCGCGCCCTCGGGCGTGAGCCCCAGCCACCCGGCGGGCAGCGCCGCCTGGAGGATACCCGCGTCGCCCAGGATGAGCCCCAGAGCCGCCAGATAATCCAGCGGGATGCGCCGTTCGGCGGCCTTGGACTCGGCCGTCCAATTGTTGATGTGATGGATGCTGATGGAGTCGCCCGTCAGGCGGGAGAGTTCATTGGCGACGTATTCCCGGGTGAGGCCCGAGCGGTCCAGGGCGGCCCGAAACGCCTCCTGGACGGCATCCCTGCGGCGCAGGCTCCCGGCCGGAAGTCCGGCCGTGGGCAGGCTGGTCAACGGCAGGGTGAGCTGCACCAGGCCCTTGTCCAGATTTCGCACACATTTTGCCATTGCCCGCCCCTGAAATTCGGTCTAAAAACCGGGTGAAGTGGTCAGGTTTGTGACCCGTCACAAAGACTTTTGGACAAACTTTCGTGAGTTGTCAACACGAAAGTTTGTTTCGGGCTTTCAAAAGTTGGCAAGCTGCGGTGGGCATTCTGTAAAATCTATTATCCCGGCATGTTAGAGAAAAATATGAACGATAAAACCCCTTCGGGCTTGCCTTCGGGCTTGCAGGCGGAAAGCCCGAACCAAGAAAAGTTTGCCTCACGTCTGCGGTCAAAGCGGGAAGAGTTGGGTTTGACCCAGCAAGATTTGGCAACAAAGATAGGGGTTAGTCTGACGTCCATTCAGAATTATGAGGCCGGACGCATCCCGCGTGGAGAGCACCTCATTGCCCTTTCCAGAGAGTTATCATGCTCAATTGATTGGATTTTAACAGGGGATACGTCGCTCTCAACGCCAAAAGGCAGCCAGGAGGCCGACCAAGCGCCAGCAGAAGACGTACAGAGAAGTGGCTACACCCTGATTCCAAAGGTAAAAGCAAGGCTGAACGCTGGAACCGGAAGCCTGGAGACGAGCGCGGAAACCATAGGCCATTATGCGTTCAAGACACAATTCCTCAAACGGAAAGGAAACTCCACGAGAATGGTCCTCATGGACATCCACGGCGACAGCATGAATCCAGTATTGGAAGATCGAGACACTGTATTGATTGACGAAAGTCAAAACGAAATACTATCCGGCTGCATGTTCGCTGTCGGAGTCGATGACGCGGTATTTGTCAAATACGTGGATTGTGAGCCAGGAATGCTGATTCTGCGCAGCCGTAACGAGCGTTACAAGCCCATCGAAGTTCCCATGACCGGCGATCTGGCGGACACCGTCCGCATCATCGGCCGCGTGGTCTGGTCCTGCCGGGAGTACGGCGGCTAACCGTCAAAACTATCCGTCGCAACCGCGCCAAAAATTCAAAACTAAACGTCGTCGGCGTCTTCACGCGCCAGTCCATCGCGCCCCCGGCCCTTCACCCCGAAACCCGCACCATTAGCCGGTTTTCGTCCCGCTATGTCCCGCTTCCTCCCGGCATATCCCGGTTTCCCCGCTAGTCAAATCTATGTGTCACGGCACAATAAATCAGGGGGGTGCCTTACGCACGATGACGTTCTGCTGACTCTCCGATCCTCCAATAGCTTTATATCATAGAATTATTTTTTCTCGACATCGCCCCGGCGTTTCAGGCATCCTGCCAATGGGTCAGGTGAATCACATGGGTGGTGCGATCTGGGGGTTTGTCAACGGGGAGCTTCCTGCTGGTTCACAGTGTTCCCGACCACCCCGGCATGGGTGGTGGTTACCTAAGCAAAATCAAAACGTAGTTGATATCTATCTTTGCAGATGCTTCGATTTGAGCGTCATATTGTGAAGGCAAGGTGACTAAATGCATGACGAAGAATTAGCAGAGAATAAAGTTACCGAAATAACTCGTCGCAATATCTTTGATTATCTATCGATACAACGTATATATTGGTCTGGTCGTCTTGATGAAACAAATTTTCTTGCTCGACTGTTTGATCTCCATACATTGCCGTCGACAGATACTAGATTTCAGAATGCTTTTGGTGACATTTGGCAACATCGAATAAATAATAATGATTGGGAAGACGATTGGATTTTTACTGATTCACGGTTTAGCTTGTTGCGATGCAAAGATGAGCTGTTTCTTAAGTTCTTATGTGAAGTGATTCATCCTGTGGTTCGACCAGACAGTGATGAAGCTACCCGAATATGCGAAGAGTTTAATAACCATCTCAAGCATGATGGCTACCATATAGCGGAAACTACAAGGATTTCAGGAAAGCCGGTCTTTACCGCAAAGGAACTTATCCACCTACGCACTCCAAGTTTAGAGACTGCTAAGCAATCATTCAAAAACATTGACGAATCGTACTTAAGTCAGCAAATAACTCGAATGGAGACAGCAATAGTTCCTGATCCTGGACTTGCAATTGGAACGGCAAAAGAGTTGATAGAAACGATTTGTAAGACGGTCATTGTCAGACATGGCGAATCATATCCTGATAACTCGAAAATTCCAAATCTAGTTCGGCAAACAACAAAGCTGCTAAAACTTACTCCAGATAGTATTTCAAACGAAATTAAAGCTGCTCAAACTATAAAAAGTATCCTTGGTAGCCTTGCCATAATAACTCAAGGAATGGCTGAACTCAGAAATAGTTATGGAACAGGGCATGGTAAAGAGGCTGGGACAAAAGGCCTCACTACACGTCATGCAAGACTTGTCGTTGGAGCAGCAACAACTCTAGCAGTTTTTTTATGGGATACTTACATAGAGAAACAAGATCAACATAAATATTAGTTGTTTGCTCAGAAATAATAATCCCCTGACAGCGCCCCCCGGCCGGGACGTCCACATCACCGCCCGCGCCCCTGAAACACAAAACCGGCCTCACCGTCGGCGCCCGATGAAAGCCAACTTTAACCCCCTCCCGCAGGATTAAAGTTTTTGGCCGATTTCTTTCATCGCCCCACCTCCGTCCGCTTCGTCCGGCCCAATCAATACGTGAGGACGGCTCCCTGGCTTGAGACCGCTGCACAATCCTCTGATGTCGTTACGGAATTCTCTCGAAAGGTCTCGGTCGTCTGTTTCCGCCGTCGTTTAGCCGACAGCGCTGATCTTGTTTCACCTTGAGGCGGCGTTCGTCACTCCTTAGCGTAAGTGTTCCTCAACATCCCGCTTTGAGCACCGCTTTTTTCAAGTTGAAAGCCATAGCGTTGAGTAAAAATTCAAGTTCAACCTTGGCTACCCCCAGGTAACGCGTCCGGAAGAAGCCATAACCTCTTTTGAGCGTTCCGAAAGCCCGTTCCACCCTCGACCGGACGCTGCTAACTTGACGATTTGCCGCTTTTTCGGCGGGGTTCAGCGCACGGTTGCGAGCGGCCTTATGCATGATGCCGTCGGCAAGTCTCCGAGCTTGGAGCACATGCCTGTTCAACTGGCTGCTGTATCCCTTGTCCGCATAGATGCGGCCCCCTGGCATGGGGCCAATCTCATCAAGAATATCCACGAATTCCTGCGTATCCGAACGGTTGGCGGGCGTGACATGGCCGCCGAGGAGAAAGCCGTCCCGGCTGTCCGTGGCCGCATGGACTTTGTAGCCGTAATAAGCCCGGTTCCCTTTGCGCAACCAGGCCGCATCGGCGTCATCGGAGTAGCTGATGGTTACGTCCGACGCCTCGTCGTCATCTTCCTCGCGATCTTCGGGAAGAATATCGATTACTTTGAGGGGGCGGCGCGAGGAGGTGATGACGCTCGCGTCCACGATGGCTCCTTCACGTACCAGTAAGCCGCGCCGCTGGAGTTGATGGTTGAGTTTGTCCAGAAGCCGCTTCAAGACGTTTTTTTCAAGCAGGCTCTGCCGAAACCGGCAAATGGTCGAGGAATCGGGCACCTCGTCATGATCAAGGGAAAGGCCCACGAATCGGACAAAGGACAACCGATCGTACAAGCATTCCTCCACCGCCGCGTCGCTCAGGTTGTACCACCTCTGGAGCAGAAGGATTTTAAACATCGGCAACGGTGCATATGCAGGATTACCAACGGCATTGACGACTCGGCTGAGCTTTTTTCGAAGAAGCTTCTCAAACGGCTTCCAATCAATGAGGCGATCAATCTCATCCAGAAAGCATTCCTTGTGCCTGCGATGGGACACGACGTAGTCGGCAATACCGGGCTTTTTGGAATTGCGCTCGCTCATGATCGCCTCCATCATTTTTGATGGAGAAAATATAGCATAATTGCCTAAAATTACAATAGAATTGTGCCATTTTCCCGTGCAACGGTCTCGGCTTGTGCGTTCCCGGGCATCCGGGCGAACGCGCCCGGCATCCTCTTGCCGCGCCCCAAACGCGGCTACGCCGCCGATTGCTCAGTCCTTTCTCTTGCGCCGCAGTCGAAACCACCGCCCATACTTTTTCGGGGCGTGCCCCTGCCGCCAGATGCGCAGAAAATGCCCGCCCCAGAGGATGACCGCCGTGCTGTAGTGCAGCCACAAAACGAACAGCACCGCCCCGGCCAACGACCCGTAGACCATGTTGTAGCGCGGCATGGCCGTCACGAACCAGGTGAAAACCGCCGTCACCGCATAGGCCGCCACGGCCAGCCCCAGGCACAGCGGTCCCGCCGCCCGCAGCGGCCGGATATGCGGCAGGCCCAGGGCATAGATGCAAAAAAACAGCGTGGCCAGGCAGCAAAGCGACCATACCACTCGCAAGGCCTCCCCCCACAGCCGCCCGCTGGGAAAAATCTCCTCCGAGGTATTGGCCAGGACCAAAAGCCCCGTAAGCACCGCCGTCAAAAGCCCGCTGACCACCGGTCCGCCCAACCAGGCCGCCGCCCGCCGCAGCAGCGGCGCCCGCTCCTCGCCGCCCTTCCAGGGATGCCGCAAGGTGGCCCGCAGCGCCGAAAAAAACAGGCAGGACGTCCAGGCGATAAAGACCAGGCTCGGCCAGCGCAGATGCGGCGCGGCCCACACCAATCGCCGCATGCGCCCGACCAGCAGATCGTCCGCCCACGGCGCCACCTCGCCCAGATGCCGCTTCACCAGGAGCTGGGCCTCCCAGGTATCCCCCACCAGCATCCCATGCAGGGAAATGAGCAAAAATCCCATGGGGATAAACGAGATCAGGGCGTAAAACGCCAACGCCGCCGCTTGGGTCAGGCCCTGGTGGCGAAAAAAATCCCGGGTGGCCGCCCGGGCGGTGCGGAGGATATCGAGTGCGGTCGTATTCATGGCTCCTCCTTCCCTGCCGCATTTCGCCGTGTTTGAAAAGCGACGGACAAGGGAGCAGGCCCCACGGCTGATCCGCCCAACGGTACGCCCTTTTGCGCAAAAAGGCCCGCCCCCGCCATGGGAGGGCGGGGACGGGCCTTTCGACGAGAGGGAGGTCTGCCGGTTACCGCTTGAGCTGGATGACTTCCGCCAACATGGTGTCCACTGTGGTGATGGTCTTGCTGTTGGCCTGGAAGCCGCGCTGGGTGAGGATCATGTCCACCATTTCCGAAGCCAGGTCCACGTTCGAGGTCTCCAGGGTGTTGCCGGAGATCGTGCCCAGGCGGCCGGTATTGGCCCGGCCGGTGGTGGGCTGCCCCGAGTCGATGGTCTCGGTGAACAGGTTGCTTCCGGCCCGGCTCAGGCCGTAGGAGTTACTGAAATCCGCCAGGGCGATGGCGTAGAGCTCCATGGTCTGTCCGTTGGAGAACGTCCCGGTGAGCACGCCGTCCTGGTCCACGGACACCCCGGTGAGCATGCCTGCGGTATAGCCGTCCTGGGAGTTGAACAGGGTGGTCGAGGACGTGCTGTTACTGGTGGTGATGTTGGAGTTGAACTTCGTGGTGGCGGAATTAAAACCCGTCAGGTTGGTCTGCGAAGTCCCGACGCCGGCGGCGGTGGTGGCTCCGCCCACGAATCCGCCTGTATTGCGGATGCCCATGTTCAGGGCGATGTTGATGGCGTTGGCTGAATCGGTGGCGCTGCCGTTGGACACGGACCTGAAGTTGGCCGTGAACACCGGATAACCGCTCGTACTGATCTCGGCGGGTTCCCATTCCGTGAGGTTGACCCCTCCGCCGGAAACCGTGGCCGTGGAACTCAGGGTATAGGCGCTGGTGTTTTCCAGGTTGCCCGAGGCATCAAAGGTCAGGGTGCCCATCATGAGCAGTCCGGCCGTGGCGGTGGTGCTGACCGCGAGCCCCCCGTTGCTGTCGGGCAGGGTCCGGCCGTCTTCCAGGGGATCGCAGGTGACGATGTATTCCCAGTAGGACTTGCCGCCGGAATTGCTGACCGTGACCTTGTCGTAATAGATGGTGATGTTGTGGGACGTGCCGTTTTGGTCGTAGACCTTCATGGTGGTCTGATAGGCGAAGGCCGTATCGGCCAGGGCATCTTCGTCGTCAAGCACATTCTGCCCGTCCCACTGGGTGGCCATGGCGAAGAAGGGGTCCGTGGTGCTGGTGGCATGATCCGTCTCGGCCGAGTCGAGCTGGGTGGTGACGGTCATGTTCTGGGTGGCCTGGGCCGGAATCTGGAACTGGTCGAGCTTGATGTCCTTGATGGATCCCTTGATGGGCACCTGGGTGGTGGTGATGCCCAAGGCCTCGTTGCTGCGCACCTTGGCGCTATCCACTTCCCAGCCCTGGACCACATAGCCGTTGGTATCGACAAGATATCCGTCGTTGTCGAAGCGGAAGTTCCCGGCCCTGGTATAATAGGACGTCAGATTCCCGCTGCTTAAGGCCTGCCCGTTTTCACCGGTGGAGGTCTTTTCCTTGACGATGTAATAACCGTTGCCGCCGATGGCCATGTCCAGGGCGTCGGTGGTGGTCTCGAAACCGCCCTGGCTCAGGTCGGCATAGACGGCGCCGATGGTCACGCCGGTGCCGATCTGGGCGACGCCGGCCGACGTCCCGATATTCTGGCTGATGAGATCCTCGAAATACATGTTGGATCCCTTATAGGCCACGGTGTTCACGTTCGCTAAATTGTTGCTGATAAGCCCCATCCGCTGCCCATGGGCAAGCAGTCCCGTCACCCCGGCCCACATGGAAGAACTCAGTCCCATTGTATACCTCCTCTCTTCGTCACCACAAAAATATGAAATCCGTTATTATGTTGTTGCTTCTTCAGTTTCGGCTGCATCTTCATCAACGATTTCCGTGATGTTGCTAAAGGATACCAGAACATCGCCGACCCGCAGGTAATAGGTTCCGTCGGAGCTCTCAACACCTGTGACCTTGCCTTCAATCTCGGTGCTGGCCACACCGGCGTTGCCGTCGGCATCCTGGGTCATGATGGTCACCGTGTAGACGCCGTCGTCCATGACGTTGCCGTCGCTGTCCTTGCCGTCCCAAACGAAATCGTATTCGCCCGCGTTCATGCCGCCCAGATCCACCGTGCGCACCACATTGCCATCCTCGTCGAGCACGTT
Above is a genomic segment from Desulfolutivibrio sulfodismutans DSM 3696 containing:
- a CDS encoding AAA family ATPase, producing MSTSETLVNTAPLPGGVAPLQNVALCLGALDKAAKRPGHLPGLVVLYGPSGYGKSTSAAYVATRTDAYYVEARSSWTKKAMLESILTSMDIRRGRTIQPARTISAMVDQAAEQLARSGRPLIIDEMDHVVDRNAVELVRDLYEASRAAILLIGEEQLPGKLSAWERFHGRILDWVAAQPADLDDARALRDMYCDRVRVADDLLADLVAVARGSVRRICVNLERVQEQGQLDGVDVMDRAAWGGRPLYTGEAPRRRS
- a CDS encoding DDE-type integrase/transposase/recombinase, with translation MDQVTAKNIAQALHVTERAAQKRAETESWPFDEVTCRGGRRRLYRLDSLPSDVRVALAGVAASEAATAGRMEALRLSLDENLTARAATAARQSGLARYVCLNDTAKGRASAKAAVLAAYQQFLASSGLAPSTARAVFAAQYSRGQIAVDQDVREDVPRVSPGTLRNWETALTTGGLARLAGNYGHRRGSGLASRPEVAEFITAMLTDHPHASSKHIRRGLISRFGEAEAPSLRALQRFVETWKRANSSAFLKISNPDKWRSTYQCAFGSASADVVRLNQRWEIDSTKGDVMLADGKRHNVVQIIDVYSRRVVYHVSRTSSAAAVAACLRRAVLAWGAPEELVTDNGSDYVSRRITDALLGLGITQRIAPPFTPEAKPHVERAFGTFSHDLVELLPGYIGHNVAERQDIEARKSFAQRLGKAGETVSLDMSPEDFQAICDRWAEDIYARDPHEGLGGKSPLKVAADWRLPVARPDARALDVLLSAPADGDSWRTVRKKGLKIDGRWHIHAALGPIIGQRVRVLLDESDVGAVYVFAEAASGEMEFICRAVDPATAGISRQEIAAAKAAQKKAVAEETAKLRASSKTHSTKDIAREILHDAAAKAGKLTVLPPPTLPHETPMLREAGQAARATDAPTPRPATEAEQTARAALAEDMRQAATVHQLPESPRQRYARWRELDSAIQAGTAVTQKDRKWWESYRRTSECSAQAMLREMVPGQAAGAQ
- a CDS encoding helix-turn-helix domain-containing protein, whose product is MKGRKVKAWLVLRGTKISDVARAVGVDHSLVSHFLAGRRRADVVRNYLEQIGCPVEYLGKRKEAA
- a CDS encoding XRE family transcriptional regulator, with the translated sequence MNDKTPSGLPSGLQAESPNQEKFASRLRSKREELGLTQQDLATKIGVSLTSIQNYEAGRIPRGEHLIALSRELSCSIDWILTGDTSLSTPKGSQEADQAPAEDVQRSGYTLIPKVKARLNAGTGSLETSAETIGHYAFKTQFLKRKGNSTRMVLMDIHGDSMNPVLEDRDTVLIDESQNEILSGCMFAVGVDDAVFVKYVDCEPGMLILRSRNERYKPIEVPMTGDLADTVRIIGRVVWSCREYGG
- a CDS encoding abortive infection family protein translates to MHDEELAENKVTEITRRNIFDYLSIQRIYWSGRLDETNFLARLFDLHTLPSTDTRFQNAFGDIWQHRINNNDWEDDWIFTDSRFSLLRCKDELFLKFLCEVIHPVVRPDSDEATRICEEFNNHLKHDGYHIAETTRISGKPVFTAKELIHLRTPSLETAKQSFKNIDESYLSQQITRMETAIVPDPGLAIGTAKELIETICKTVIVRHGESYPDNSKIPNLVRQTTKLLKLTPDSISNEIKAAQTIKSILGSLAIITQGMAELRNSYGTGHGKEAGTKGLTTRHARLVVGAATTLAVFLWDTYIEKQDQHKY
- a CDS encoding IS5 family transposase — translated: MSERNSKKPGIADYVVSHRRHKECFLDEIDRLIDWKPFEKLLRKKLSRVVNAVGNPAYAPLPMFKILLLQRWYNLSDAAVEECLYDRLSFVRFVGLSLDHDEVPDSSTICRFRQSLLEKNVLKRLLDKLNHQLQRRGLLVREGAIVDASVITSSRRPLKVIDILPEDREEDDDEASDVTISYSDDADAAWLRKGNRAYYGYKVHAATDSRDGFLLGGHVTPANRSDTQEFVDILDEIGPMPGGRIYADKGYSSQLNRHVLQARRLADGIMHKAARNRALNPAEKAANRQVSSVRSRVERAFGTLKRGYGFFRTRYLGVAKVELEFLLNAMAFNLKKAVLKAGC
- a CDS encoding YihY/virulence factor BrkB family protein, which translates into the protein MNTTALDILRTARAATRDFFRHQGLTQAAALAFYALISFIPMGFLLISLHGMLVGDTWEAQLLVKRHLGEVAPWADDLLVGRMRRLVWAAPHLRWPSLVFIAWTSCLFFSALRATLRHPWKGGEERAPLLRRAAAWLGGPVVSGLLTAVLTGLLVLANTSEEIFPSGRLWGEALRVVWSLCCLATLFFCIYALGLPHIRPLRAAGPLCLGLAVAAYAVTAVFTWFVTAMPRYNMVYGSLAGAVLFVLWLHYSTAVILWGGHFLRIWRQGHAPKKYGRWFRLRRKRKD
- a CDS encoding flagellar hook protein FlgE, whose protein sequence is MGLSSSMWAGVTGLLAHGQRMGLISNNLANVNTVAYKGSNMYFEDLISQNIGTSAGVAQIGTGVTIGAVYADLSQGGFETTTDALDMAIGGNGYYIVKEKTSTGENGQALSSGNLTSYYTRAGNFRFDNDGYLVDTNGYVVQGWEVDSAKVRSNEALGITTTQVPIKGSIKDIKLDQFQIPAQATQNMTVTTQLDSAETDHATSTTDPFFAMATQWDGQNVLDDEDALADTAFAYQTTMKVYDQNGTSHNITIYYDKVTVSNSGGKSYWEYIVTCDPLEDGRTLPDSNGGLAVSTTATAGLLMMGTLTFDASGNLENTSAYTLSSTATVSGGGVNLTEWEPAEISTSGYPVFTANFRSVSNGSATDSANAINIALNMGIRNTGGFVGGATTAAGVGTSQTNLTGFNSATTKFNSNITTSNSTSSTTLFNSQDGYTAGMLTGVSVDQDGVLTGTFSNGQTMELYAIALADFSNSYGLSRAGSNLFTETIDSGQPTTGRANTGRLGTISGNTLETSNVDLASEMVDMILTQRGFQANSKTITTVDTMLAEVIQLKR